The Pleurodeles waltl isolate 20211129_DDA chromosome 7, aPleWal1.hap1.20221129, whole genome shotgun sequence genome contains the following window.
TCTTCCTTTGGGAAACCTCCCATACCATCAGTATTGTCTTTCAAATGCATATTTTCCATCTTCTGTGTTCCAGGACCGAAGAAACTAACTGTTGGATCGGCATACTTCCAAGGCCCTTCGAGCCGCCTTTTTCTTGGTTCCAGCTTTACAAGAATGAAAGCCTGAGGGAATGGACTCCATTCAATTTCTGTCCTAAGTGCCATGCAAAGTTCCTGTGGACTGACCACCCCCAGGTCTGCAAGCCCTACCAgtccttccgatcgaaaaagaccctgTGAGGTCAGAGAGCCTGTCATTGCAAAATGTAGCGGCAGGAAATCAAGGACACACCGGATATTTTTTGACTCCAAGACACCATGTCCGAACCAGAGCAGGAGCATCAATAGGCCTCCATCGCTGAGGAAAAGGATTCGGGCTCTGAAGTGGACACAATCCTCAAAATGCAACAACGTCCTCCAGCTCAACCAACCGCGAGTAAAAGCCCCCTCCTCTGACCATAAAAGTCCTTCACCACAGAAGCAAAGGCTATCAGGCTGCCGCTCCCTTCAGGCCATGGCAGGACCGAAAAACTCATTTGGGTGCTCAGAAAAGCTAGCCTAAGCCTTCCCCTTCTATACCGTGCTGAGAATCAGCAGCCTCTGCACCGAAAGCTTCTGTATCCCACTCCGCACTGAATAAATTACTGCCTGCCTTGGCACCAACTACTTCGGCATTGAAAGTCAAGAATGCCTCCGTGCCAAAAGGACTAAAAATACCTACAGCCTCCGAGCCTTCCTCGAGTCTATCCTCCACAAAACGAAGCATCAGCTCTATGCCAGGCAATCTCTGCTTCATATTCAGCCCCAAATGGAAAGTGTCTTGGCCAAAGCCGTCGTCACACACCCTCTAAACTGCAGATCACTTTTTAAGAGGCTCTTGACACATCAGCTCCTCCTACCAAGCACAAGACAGTGGATAGCGACTCTGCTGATATTCACCCTCCTCTGCCTACATCTCCACCACCAACCACTCCACCACCACCTAACCCTTCACCTCCTCCCTCTCTAGGCCACCCTCTTGACATTACACAACAGGGCTCACCTCACTCATTTCAGGACACTCAAGGCACAGGGGATGATaattaatgtggcttttcccacagacacagatccTTGGTCTCAGTACGATGCTGACCCATACATAGACACTGACCCTGATATCTGCCCAGTTAGACCATCCCCACCGACTTTACTGCTTCCTTTCAGGAACTTATTGGGAGGGCAGCCACATACCATCAGGTGCCGTCAAGAACGTGTTGagaattattttgtttttgaaaccCTCACAACATCTCACAGAACCATACAATATATTCCCATGCTTAAAGGCACGATAAAGCATGCAGAAGATATTTTTCAGGATCATGCACTAGGGTACCCGTACTCTCTCTCTTCATGTGGAAAAAAGTGTAAGGCTTCCCCCTCTGACCCAGTTTTTATTAAATGTCAGATACTTGCAGACTTTCTGGTGGTCTCCAACGCCAGAAAAAGAGCCAACTGTCAAGCAGCTCATGATGCTCTGCCTCCTGACAAAGAGAGCAAGCTCATTGACGCCTCTGGCAAGTGTGTTTGCTGCTCACACGAGCCAACCATTGGTGTATCACCAATACACAAGGGCTGTTTGCTAGATATGCTCATACCCACTGGGGAAAATGGAGCAGCTTCTCCAGTAGCTCCCAAAGGCACACTGAAAAATGAGGAGAAGAGCTTGTTAGTGAAGGACAGCTAATTCAAACATTTTCATTTGCTGTTCCCTGGACTCTGCGATAAAGCCGCAAGAGGCATAAATACTAGTGTCCTCTTAcacaggcatgcatggctacgcatTTCCAGGTTTAAACAGGAGGTACAGCAAACACTCTTAAATGTACCCTTTGGCAAAGAGCACCTTTTCAGACCGCAGGTCAATCAGGCgtttgaaaaaaatgaagaaagatgATAAAGTAGCCAAGCACATGGGAGGCCTGCAAACCCCTACTTCACATGGTGCCTTTCGTAGGCCGCAATATAAAGCAGTCCCCAAAACATCTGCACCAGACACTTCATTATCCCACTACAAAGGCCAACCCCATTCATCCTTCCATAGAGGATTTTATAAGGGTTCTTATAGGGAAAACAACGGTAGAGCCTGGGGTAAAACACCCTCCCCTAGAGGCTCCTCCACTGCCCCCAAGCAGTGACTCTCTCCACCTCCCCTCCACTTATCAAACACCTGTAGAATGACGTCTTCAACTCTTTTTTTCATCACTGGCAAAATATCACAACATAccaatgggtgttggatattatccaacatggttactgtctggacTCAATTCCACACCTCCACACGTTCCCCTTCGCACTCACAAACTTTCACAGGAACATATAATTCCTCTCAAACAGGAAGTGCAGGGCATACTTGCCGAAGGAGCAAAAGAAACAGTTCCTCTGCAACATCAGGGGACAGCAGTATTTTCACTATACTTGCTCATACCTTAAAAGGACAGCTCCTTAAGAcgtattctagatctcagaccttcAAATCATTATATCATAACATTTTCACTTGGTAACGCTTCAAGATGTGATCCCACTTCTTCAACAAGGCAACTAAgacacctactttcacattcctTTACACACATCACATGGCAAATACCACAGATTTGTAATAGTAGGGCAGCATTATTAATTCTAGTGCCCCCCCTTCAGTGTCACaccagcaccaagagtgttcacagaaTGCCTCGCAGTTGCCTCTGCTCACTTGCACAGGCAAACAATTAATGTCTTCCCATACTTAGATggttggctcatcaaagccagtaccatcGCACAATGTTGACATCATACTCAAGTCACCATAGACTTGTTAAATAATAATCCGAGATGTATTTGCCTCAGACTTTATTTTTgcgtattccattaatattgccatgtgctcgacaaagctgactcttcattaaaactgtgtaagttgacttccctgtgaactcagTTTTTGTGTAAAACCATTTCCTCCTCTGGGCCTCTCCACTTATCTAACCAAGCTGACTTTCAGGATACCGAGCCACAGCTGTatccttcttatcattgtgcacgaacagaactgtacctcttcccaccgcattccaggggcctcctgcaagggatatcctcgtaaattatcaaaccaactgtgataagactgacatttgacaaatgaactgtcactttgccgtgtattagcaggatactcccgagacagtgggagtacaagcaggaaagactaatcaaatgtatgtacgtcagcaggatgctctcgggttaaaaggagaactgtttgaagattttgtgttcgccagatatggaggggtggcttcctggctgaaggggggcagcttaactatataagattgtacgctgcagaatgaagcagccagcctccgtaggaaagtcattcagactgtcctgggacactgtgctcagctcgagctattatctgttttactaataaaacttttctcttcctcatcagtcgtgactccgcctgttgtgttctttgctggtaagagaccctgaaggcctagggtgtcccctccaccgctgggagaggtgagcctgcctttcccggttcttcagttggcgcccgaacagggactccatCAGTGGCACCCGCCGTCTGCTCGGAACTAGGAGGAGGTTCACTGCAGGACTACCAAAGGGGGCGCCCCACAACTGATTTGGGAAGTATCTTTTTCCTCGTGGACCTGCGGTACTCCAGCGGTGCTCCCCCCTCTTTGTCTCAACGGGCGCCGGCGGCTCTGCCCTGACTGGAGTTCCTGACATAGCTGGCCCTGAGTTcggagtcctgactgaggaggaagacaagagtaaggtaaggacagggttaacccctgtcttttctgtgtctgtctggtaggtgtcattcgatctttgcaaagaccgaagtcagtggatgttttgtaaaataattaactgtCATAATATATAGATTGCATATTTGCTTCCGTTGTTTCTGTTTTCCATCCACTGATACTAAGTTACAACTGTCTGTTTAAAATAATGCCGGCATTCAGTAAATTAAggaaatggtgctgtttttgttgTCAAGCGGACTCCCGCTTGGAGGAGTCTTGTCCGGCTCCTCCAATTGGAACTCCTTGCCATGAAATGTATGTAAAACACGTGGTGGGAAGTATAATATGGACTGACATATGGCGTAAAAAGACTAGGCATAGTGCTGAATTACAGTGGCCACAGCATGGGACTTTTGATGAactgaaaattgattttttagaAGAAAGATTATTTGCAACCAAAAGTAGGCCTGGTATGTTTGATTCACTCAGGTTATGGCAGAAAGAGGGTAGACAAAAACGAATTAAAGCAGCAAAGGATGCTAAGAGACATAAtgcaaaatcagatgctgagaaagcCCAAGAATATGACCGGCAGAATGCAGAGCAGGGATGGGCCCAGATAGATAGAAGACACCAGTTAGATACAGACAGGATATATGTGGTTCAACAaacacctgaaaaaaagaaaagagaccccGAAAAGGATCCTCTCATGCAAGATGTCCTAGACTGCCCCCCTGTTTATACCCCAACAATATATCCAGCTTTACCCCCAATTGCTCAGATGCCCCAGCCATTAGGTTCACCAGTGAATGCAGTAACATTTGCCCTACCACCACAATCTGAACACCAGAGACCCCCAGCATCAGCTCCAGTGACCCCCAGGTCAGACTCCCCAAGCGCTTCAGCCCCCTTGCTACAAATAAAAGACGAGAGCTCAGACGATGATGGCCTCACAATATCACCTCCCCCAGGACGTCCACGACGCAATAAACTGACAGAAGAAAGGAAAATTAACACAATGTTGCATAAATATATCttaacacagccaagcctggagactatttggcagaatttTGCACAGTTTCAAGCAGTACAACAGGCAGACATGATACAACGTATGTGTGAGATACTAATGGAAAAATGGGACGAAAATTTAGATAGCAATCCCCCCTTGCAAGTACTCAGAATAAAACAGGAGGTAGCCACAGGCTATCATCAGGGAAAGGACCTTAAGGACTACCTCCGTCAGCTGTTAAGTTATAGGAAGAAATACCACCACAAGAGGGATAAAGAAACAGGTTCACCCAGTCCTTCACGTATTCCTTccactcacacaacacagcaccccttaaGGGAAGTCCCACCCAGCTACGTTCCAGCCACAGGAGAGGGTGCCGCGGTAGTGCCCGCTCACTGGAAACAACAATTTGTGTACCAGCAATGGGATAGAACAGAGGTCCTAGCGCTAAAAGCCCACTTGCCTGACCCACGCAAGAATCCTGCCGGCTTCTATAAAGAATTTTCCCAAATAATAAGTCCACAAATATTGACTCTCATGGACATTAAAATGTTGTTTGGTACCCTTGTACCACAGGATATCTGGAAGACTATCATACAGAAAGACTATCCTGTTGAGCTAGGCGGTACCTGGGATCAACTGGACCACGAGGACAAAGACAGGAAGCCTGGTGACAAGCCGGGAGCCCTAATAGTAGCTCTCCCTGACAGACTTCTTACGCTTATACAGAAGTCCTTGCCCCCGCGATTAGTAGACTGGGATAGAATAgatacatgtaaacaaaagaaagacgaacacattgctgactttttctctCGGTTTGAAAGGGCATACACTGACTTTAGTGGACAAGACACCTCTACCGAATGTGGTATGCGGCTGTTTGTAGATAAATTTGTAAATTGCATATCACCTGAGGTGGCCTCAAAAATTCGGTTGACTGAGAGTACCTGGTCGACAAGCACTCCCATTGAGATACTTAATATGGCCCAATATTACGAGAATAGGGTTCAtgaagagaaggacagaaaagacaaacaaacaaaagagtTAAAAACTGAAATTCTAGTACAGCAGGCGTACCCCCAGAATAGGTCAATTCCCTGTGGACCTCAGTACCAAAATAATGGTCCCAACAGTTATCAGCCCCGCTATTCCCTGAGCTACAATCAGTGTGCCTATTGTAAAGAGGAAGGTCATTGGAAAAATGATTGCCCAAATAAAAACGGGTTTGCGCCCCAGACAAGAGGTAGAGGAGCGCCCCGTGGAGCACCCCGAGGTAGAGGACGGGGAGGTCCTCCACAGCAGGGACCTAATAGAGCCCATCAACAGCAAAATATAGCAGCCGCTGAAAATTACTTTGACAATAGTTCTGCCCAACGCCAGTATTATAATGATAATTATGATCCGGAAGAAGGTCAGGGCTTCTATTCCTGCTAGGACAGCTTAGGACAAGGGAGGATAGGACCCGTCCCAATCCCAGTTAAACAGAATGGCCCACATGTAGAAGTACAACTAGATGGTACTTCTAAGAATTTTTTAATTGACACTGGAGCCACTAAGAGTTCTGTTATGAAGGATGCGGTCCCTGGGGTCCCTTTGTCCAGCAATACTAACGTGTCTGTAGGATTCTCAGGCGTCCCAGTGATTAACCCCATATCCAAGCCACTGGAACTCACAATTGGTCCCTACACTGTTGATTCTCCTCTAATACTTACCTCTGGTTGTAGTGAAAATTTGCTAGGTCTCGATTTACTGAAAAGGTTACACGCCACTATATATTGTTCCCCTGATGGCGTGTACGTCACCATGGGTCCTCACGTGACACCCACCCAGTTCATAGCGTTACCACTCCCGCCTGAGCTAGAGATGCTCCCcgctacactttgggcttcaaacaaTGAAGATGTGGGCTGCCTTGATATTCCCCCGTTCTCCATCAAGTTAAAAGAGCATGCACTACTTCCCCGTCTGCCACAGTACAAGTTACCACATCACACTGAACAGGCCCTCAAGGACATTATATTGCAGCTGATTGATAAAGGGGTTGTTGAAGAGACCAGAGGTAATACATGTAACAGCCCCATACTCCCAGTACTCAAAAAGTCCGCTGATTCTTCCCATCAGCCCGGCCTACGCTTTGTGCTTGACCTTCGAGCAGTTAATAAAGTAGTGGAGCCTCAATTCCCTGTTGTACCCGACATTACCACCCTCCTAACAATGATACCCTCCACTGCTACCTGGTTCTTTGTAATTGATctcaagaatgcattctttagcataccCATTCACCCGGACAGCAGACACATTTTTGGATTCTCCCTGGGCGGTCGCAGTTTTCGGTTCTGTCGCGCACCTCAGGGGTACACGGAATCACCCAGTGTTTTTAGCCAGGTGCTCAAGGGACAGCTGGATTCCTTTCAATTCCCCGCTGGTTCCGCCCtggtacaatatgttgatgatctccTTATTGCTTCTGACTCCCAAGAAAATTGCAAAAAAGACACAGTTGCACTTCTCACTTATCTATCCCAACACCATCACAAAGTATCCctcactaaattacagtattgtcaacagCAGGTTACCTATCTTGGTCACCTGCTGTCGAAGGAGGGACGTACACTTACCCCGGCCCGGGTACAAGCCATACGCAATATACCTGTCCCCACAACACAGAGGGAGGTCAGGGGATTCATTGGCATCACATCtttttgccgccaatggatacctaatttttctctcCTTATCAAGCCTTTCTTAGCACTCACCCACAAAGACTGCCCGGACACCGTTGTCTGGAATACTGAATGCCAGTCCAGCTTTGAAGATTTGAAGGACGCTCTCTGTTCAGCCCCTGTGTTAGGCACGCCTGACTATCATAAGCCCTTTACATTGTTTGTAAGTGAACATAACGGTTGCTCTCTCTCAGTCCTGACACAAGAACATGGTGGCAAACAGcgaccatgtgcttatttttcagccctTCTGGATCCTGTTGCCAGGGCTCTTCCAAGCTGCCTACGGGCTGTAGCTGCAGCCGCAGTAGCAGTGCGCCAATCAGCTGGAATAGTTATGGATACTTCATTATTATTGTTGGTCCCACATGCCGTTGATGCCCTACTTAacaaaactaagacacaacaccttACAAATGCCCGCCTGACCAGTTATGAGTTAACACTTCTTGCCAGTCACATCACCATCAAAAGATGCACTACCTTGAATCCCGCAACGTTATTACCCCTGACTGAAAGCTCTGAAGATACACATACTGATATACATGACTGCATTATTAGGACAGAGGAGGAAACGAAAGGAAGGGTAGATCTGCAAGACACGCCTCTAAGTAACCCCCAAGGCACCTTGtacattgatggttcatgtctcaaatTACCTGATGGCACCACATCAGCTGCATATGCTATCACAACACTAACGGCAGTAGTTGAAGCACGTcggataccacataattcagcacaagcggctgagttagtggcactgattagagcctgtgaaataagcacagatttagatgtcaatatctacactgacagtcaatacgcgtttggagtggcacacaattttggcagattgtgggcggaaagaggctttctcacatcacacGGCACCCACATACAACATGGGGGGTTAATACACAGACTGCTCTCCGTTCTAGCCCTGCCACGGACCATGGCCAttgtgaaatgcagcgcacacagaaagatCACTGATCACGTAGGGAAAGGGAACGCCTTTGCAGATCAGGTAGCGAAGGAAACAGCACGTCAGACGAAAAACAAGATGTATGTAGCGGGACCGGCCAGATGGGTCCCAGATAACGGGATGTTTGAGGACACGGTAGAGAGTGTGAAAAGCATACAGGCAGAAGCGACGGAAGTTGAATTGGCATCATGGAAGGAGACACACGCGAGGTTTAATGAAGAAACAGGGTGTTGGACAGACTTGTCAGAAGCCCAGAGATGGATGCTTCCTGATGGGTATGTCCTTCCtgtagtgacaatggctcatggtccagcacacatcagtccagcagggatatgcaaacttcttgcccctgtctggtacaacaaaaatattccaaaggcagctgagaagttgGTTAAACACTGTATGATTTGCATGCAACACAATCCTGGCAAGGGCATTAAAGTACCTCCCGGCCATTTCGCGCCCCCTGATTATccatttgaagctatacagatggattacatcgaaatggaaagatgtaacaatttgaagtatgtattggtggtCGTCTGCATGTTTAGCAAATGGGTAGAAGCCTATCCTACAAGGGACAACACAGCCCTCACAACTGCTAAGGTACTCTTGAAAGAGTTCTTTCCCCGGTTTGGAATGCCTCGAATTGCATGGTCagacaatggcagccattttacaggtcaggTGATGAAAAAGGTGTGTGAAGGATTGGGAATTAGACAGAAATTCCATGCTGCCAaccatccacaagctgcaggactagtTGAGAAATATAATGGTTCACTCAAATTGAAGTTGTCCAAAATATGTGCTGACAAAGGCATATCGTGGCCTGATGCTCTCCCCCTGGCCCTGTTGTCACTTCGGGCTACACCACATTCCAAGTCAGGTCTCTCGCCATATGAAGTGGTCATGGGGAGACCGGCTAATGTGTGGGGAGTTCCAAGGCCAAAGAAATACTCAGATTTACCATACCCTGTATTGATGGATTACCTCAATGAACTCACTAACTCTTTACGTCTcattcatcagcaggtgaaggatattCTGCCACCATTACCTCTTACTCCAGGCCACTGTATCGAGCCTGGTGACTGGGTCCTCACCAAGAATTTCCAGCGCAAAAAGAGTCTCGAGCCCCGGTGGAAAGGCCCCCGCCAAGTACTCCTTGCTACCAGGACTGCTGTGAAAGTCGAGGGAGCAAAGAATTGGATCCACGCTTCACACTGCAAAAGGGTACCTTTGCCCTTACCATACGatcagtgggtgaaagagggtcaaGGTGACGACGAATGCGAGAAAGTACCCACTTTTGTTCCTTTCAGTGACGCGCAGATAGAGTGGACAGCCACCCAGGAGGAGAGTGATTCGGTCCTTCGGGGAGCAACACCTGAAGGTGTTCCAGTTGTTCCCTTGTTTCCGGATCAGACTGAGCCTGGTTCTGCGAGATATGACCTCCGCAAACGTCACCAACATTGAATAGATGATTCATCGTTTACCTGTTGCATCCAGCCAAACAttcgctgcagggccgtgattttgtccggTGTGGCGGACCAGagagtgtcaataggactgctggaatcacccaccgttggagcaaccaccagtcacgggcagcacctagagGAGGCTGGGTGGCACGCAGGTACTGAATAACTAAATTTGATATTGATCACTGCCAGTGAGAAGAGCAGACTTGAGAAAGGAAAAGGACTATGTATTCAGATTACGAGAAGAGCGTACAGAGACAGAAACtgagaaaaattaaacatttaaaaaaattgtttggtcCACGTACAACGTGTCTGGCGATAATTGTAGTGCTTCTTGTCATATTAGCGTGCATTGGCTGGACCATCCACACTGCTACAGAGAAaagacagcctcctacaccaacgtcTGCGCCCATGCATACACATGTATCTCTACCACCTGAGATACATGCCAGGAGACAAGAATATGACAATAATACGTTCATCCAGATGCTACATCAACATCAACTTGTTACAAACTTGACAGACTGTTGGGTTTGTGGTCATTTTCCTCATACGGCTGCTCATGCATTTCAGTTTCCAGTCTTTCCTGTAACGGCTGCCTACACTTGTTCCTTAATGTCCAATGTTTCAATACAGACCCCCCTACCCGGTTCTAGGCCTGTGAGACGACCTGGTATCATAACGAACAACACACTCTTTGAAGACTTTATCCTTCAGTTTCAAGCCAAGATACACATCGCGTGCAATTGTACGGATTCTCCAACAATGCGTAGGATCATGACCTTGCCCCGCTATCCACTCATGGAATATACATTTGGTCCGGTCTCCATGAAACCAAAAACAATATCTATCCGACCTCGGCAGGCCCCACTCTGTATCTGCGGACAAGGACGCATACCTGTCGGAGTCAGTGTCTGTAATGCGACCATCACgtacaacacctccaccccttacCTCAATGCACCTACAGGACTATACTTTGTATGTGGGAGTAAGGCCTACACCTGGCTGCCACCTGGTTGGAGCGACATTTGCTATATTGCCTTCCTTCTCCCACCAACGTTCAACAAGCCACCTACGTATCATCGACAAAGAAGAGATACTGTAGACCAAACAGACACTTCCGCACAGCTGTTCATGGATATAACAAAAGGACTGCTACCCTTTTGGGGGCCCTCGGTGAACAGTCTGCAAATACGACGACTAACGCGAGTCTTGGAGGCTACGATAAATGAAACAGCTGGAGCACTTGCCAATAACACCGCAGAACTCCAAGCTACCAGGATGGTAGCTCTTCAGAACAGAATGGTGCTTGACGTCATACTAGCAGATAGGGGTGGAGCTTGTCGCATCATAGGGGCCAGCTGCTGCGTTTACATACCAGATAATTCACCCTCAGTATTTGCAGCCATTTCAAGATTACATAAAATAGCATCGGTTATACATGAGGACAACGGTACGCCTTGGTCTTGGACTTCAGGTCTGTGGCAGGTGTTGGTCTCCTGGGGTTGGAAGGTTTTGATATTCCTGGCTATCATAGCTGCCACATTCTTCACATGCTGTCTATGCGTACAATGTGGTCCTGCGTTGTGTGGGGTCTGTGCTTCGATGTTAACACCCAAACCCACCAATATCAAAGAGAATACTGAGCGACTAATGCTTCAACAACAAATTGATGAGCTTCTAAAGATAGAAGTGAACTGAACAGAAATTTGCCtcgcaatggcaaaaggagggattgttaaataataatccgagatgtatttgcctcagactttatttttgcgtattccattaatattgccatgtgctcgacaaagctgactcttcattaaaactgtgtaagttgacttccctgtgaactcagTTTTTGTGTAAAACCATTTCCTCCTCTGGGCCTCTCCACTTATCTAACCAAGCTGACTTTCAGGATACCGAGCCACAGCTGTatccttcttatcattgtgcacgaacagaactgtacctcttcccaccgcattccaggggcctcctgcaagggatatcctcgtaaattatcaaaccaactgtgataagactgacaattgacaaatgaactgtcactttgccgtgtattagcaggatactcccgagacagtgggagtacaagcaggaaagactaatcaaatgtatgtacgtcagcaggatgctctcgggttaaaaggagaactgtttgaagattttgtgttcgccagatatggaggggtggcttcctggctgaaggggggcagcttaactatataagattgtacgctgcagaatgaagcagccagcctccgtaggaaagtcattcagactgtcctgggacactgtgctcagctcgagctattatctgttttactaataaaacttttctcttcctcatcagtcgtgactccgcctgttgtgttctttgctggtaagagaccctgaaggcctagggtgtcccctccaccgctgggagaggtgagcctgcctttcccggttcttcagACTTGCTTTGTCAACTAAGTTTCACAATCAATTTCCAGAAATCACACTGGAATCAATTTCAGATACAACCCTATCTAGGGGCCATTCTCAACACACAGTTGGTACTAGCCTACCCAAACGCAGCAAGGATACAACATTTTCAGATGCAACTCTCCTTTTAGACCCAATCAAGCAGTCACAGTAAAATGTGTCATGAGACTTCTAGGCATGATTACCTCTTGCATTATCATTGTGCCACATTCCCGTCTTCCGTTGCGTTCGTTGCAGGAGTGCCTTTCActgcaatggtctcaggcacagagtTGTCTAGATGAACTAGGGTTGGTAGACAGCCGGACCtatcgctctctgcagtggtgtgGTGGAATATAACCAATCTTCTGAAGGGGGGCCTTTCGTAGACCCTGTTCCTCAGATCATTCTGACAAGGGACACCTCTCAGATAGGGTAGTGTACTCACCTCCAGGATCTCACAGTCCAGGGTCTTTGGGATCACACACATCAATCTCTACATATCAACTATCTAGAGTTGCTAGCTGTTCAACTAGCCCTCAAAGCGTTCATAATTCATCTCCGCAACAAAGTAGTCCTCATGCGCACAGACAgcctgacaaccatgtattatgcgCAAAAACATGAAGGGGGGGGCACTTTCTACAGTTCTcttgcagacaatttggcactggGCCATTCGCCAAAATATAAACCTGTTAGAGGAATACC
Protein-coding sequences here:
- the LOC138304137 gene encoding uncharacterized protein: MYSDYEKSVQRQKLRKIKHLKKLFGPRTTCLAIIVVLLVILACIGWTIHTATEKRQPPTPTSAPMHTHVSLPPEIHARRQEYDNNTFIQMLHQHQLVTNLTDCWVCGHFPHTAAHAFQFPVFPVTAAYTCSLMSNVSIQTPLPGSRPVRRPGIITNNTLFEDFILQFQAKIHIACNCTDSPTMRRIMTLPRYPLMEYTFGPVSMKPKTISIRPRQAPLCICGQGRIPVGVSVCNATITYNTSTPYLNAPTGLYFVCGSKAYTWLPPGWSDICYIAFLLPPTFNKPPTYHRQRRDTVDQTDTSAQLFMDITKGLLPFWGPSVNSLQIRRLTRVLEATINETAGALANNTAELQATRMVALQNRMVLDVILADRGGACRIIGASCCVYIPDNSPSVFAAISRLHKIASVIHEDNGTPWSWTSGLWQVLVSWGWKVLIFLAIIAATFFTCCLCVQCGPALCGVCASMLTPKPTNIKENTERLMLQQQIDELLKIEVN